The following are encoded in a window of Methanofastidiosum sp. genomic DNA:
- a CDS encoding site-specific DNA-methyltransferase: MKPFFENDLGRIYHGDCLDVMKELPSESIDLLLTDPPYGYSFLGKDWDRAVPKVDIWKECNRILKPGSFAFIMSAPRLDCLLRMALNLGEAGFEIGFTPIFWAYHSGFPKALDISKVIDRRLGLKREPVEMPGRQRSALCWGKHYASGRREIDFTLPASDDAKRLSGGYAGFQPKPAVEVVIVAMKPLSEKSHTDQALKNGKGVTWLKDCSIPTEDGFSRFPSNLLTCDKVFGGDSYLFDLDMWFEKRVGSLPKDMADRFPFLFVKKPSKNEKESGCESIGSKRWCDDEDSVDIPQKRNRKERHNYHPTVKPVKLMTYLTVLGSRPKDIVLDPFLGSGTTAMACELLERRWIGIELEKEYAEIAAARISNSGLKIRASLEKERSDS, translated from the coding sequence TTGAAGCCCTTTTTTGAAAATGATCTTGGGAGGATCTATCATGGCGACTGCCTTGACGTAATGAAAGAGCTCCCTTCTGAATCGATTGATCTTCTCCTGACTGACCCCCCTTACGGCTATTCCTTTCTGGGAAAGGACTGGGACAGGGCAGTCCCGAAAGTTGACATCTGGAAGGAGTGCAATAGGATTCTGAAACCTGGATCATTTGCATTTATCATGAGCGCCCCAAGGCTCGACTGCCTTCTAAGAATGGCCCTAAATTTAGGGGAGGCGGGATTTGAGATCGGATTCACTCCTATTTTTTGGGCATACCACTCTGGATTCCCCAAAGCGCTTGACATCTCCAAAGTGATCGACAGGAGGCTTGGCCTTAAAAGAGAGCCAGTTGAAATGCCGGGAAGGCAGAGATCTGCACTTTGCTGGGGGAAGCACTATGCCTCTGGCAGGCGGGAGATTGATTTCACGCTTCCTGCGTCAGATGATGCAAAAAGATTATCAGGGGGTTATGCAGGATTTCAGCCAAAGCCCGCCGTTGAAGTGGTAATAGTTGCCATGAAGCCGCTATCGGAAAAGAGCCATACCGACCAGGCCTTAAAAAATGGAAAAGGGGTAACATGGCTAAAAGACTGCTCAATCCCAACTGAAGACGGATTTTCAAGGTTCCCATCAAATCTGCTCACTTGCGATAAAGTATTCGGCGGGGATTCCTACCTGTTCGACCTTGACATGTGGTTTGAGAAGAGGGTGGGGTCACTTCCCAAAGACATGGCGGACAGATTCCCATTCCTCTTTGTGAAGAAGCCATCAAAAAATGAAAAAGAATCGGGGTGTGAATCCATAGGGTCAAAGAGGTGGTGTGATGATGAAGACTCAGTTGATATTCCCCAAAAGAGGAACAGAAAAGAGCGCCACAACTACCACCCAACTGTGAAGCCTGTAAAGCTCATGACCTATCTGACTGTTCTGGGGTCTAGGCCAAAAGATATAGTTTTGGACCCGTTCCTTGGAAGCGGCACCACAGCCATGGCATGCGAGCTCTTGGAGAGAAGATGGATCGGCATAGAGCTTGAGAAGGAATATGCGGAGATAGCAGCTGCTAGAATATCAAACTCTGGCCTTAAAATTAGGGCCAGCTTAGAGAAAGAGAGGTCTGATTCTTAA